From Micrococcus porci, one genomic window encodes:
- a CDS encoding alpha/beta fold hydrolase, whose protein sequence is MTRTGTGDAAFVPGDPRGFAPVGPAAHREGERTVLFDGTVAVDHWFTVPVDHALTLAEALAQDAAGTGLGPGGRGTLEVFAREVRHPEDPEGERPWLLYLQGGPGSGGPRPARLGGWQCELAQHHRLLLLDQRGTARSTPVTAATLAGLPDDAARAAYLTHLRAPQIVQDAEMIRVALGAPPWTTLGQSFGGFCTLSYLSWRAEGLERCLVTGGLAPLTGHADRVYRATTARMHARWQEFLERHPQDAGHWAEAVALIRAAQDDGDPYVLPDGTALTVGRAQQLGMLLGGNTRVDGLHWVLAEAVDRSGGEPRLSPGFLAAVAAQTTRAVNPLYAVLHEAIYAQPAALTDGRGATAWSAQRVLAEHPDSSPAADPAPVPTGEHVLPWSFETEPELRALAGVAALLAAKDDWGALYDLDALAANEVPVAAAVYTDDVYVDRDLSLETAARVRGLQVWETDAFHHDGLADDGPGIVRRLRGMLGA, encoded by the coding sequence GTGACCAGGACGGGCACGGGGGACGCGGCGTTCGTCCCCGGCGACCCCCGCGGCTTCGCCCCCGTCGGCCCCGCCGCGCACCGGGAGGGCGAGCGGACCGTCCTCTTCGACGGCACCGTGGCCGTGGACCACTGGTTCACCGTGCCCGTGGACCACGCCCTCACCCTCGCGGAGGCGCTCGCCCAGGACGCCGCCGGCACCGGCCTCGGCCCAGGTGGCCGCGGCACCCTCGAGGTCTTCGCCCGCGAGGTCCGCCACCCGGAGGACCCGGAGGGCGAGCGTCCCTGGCTGCTGTACCTGCAGGGCGGCCCCGGCTCGGGCGGTCCCCGCCCGGCCCGCCTGGGCGGCTGGCAGTGTGAGCTCGCGCAGCACCACCGTCTCCTCCTCCTGGACCAGCGCGGCACGGCCCGCTCCACGCCGGTCACGGCGGCCACCCTCGCCGGCCTGCCCGACGACGCCGCGCGCGCCGCGTACCTCACGCACCTGCGCGCCCCGCAGATCGTCCAGGACGCCGAGATGATCCGCGTGGCGCTCGGCGCGCCGCCGTGGACGACCCTCGGGCAGAGCTTCGGCGGGTTCTGCACGCTGAGCTACCTCTCCTGGCGTGCCGAGGGCCTCGAGCGCTGCCTGGTGACCGGAGGGCTGGCCCCGCTGACCGGGCACGCGGACCGCGTGTACCGGGCCACCACCGCCCGCATGCACGCCCGCTGGCAGGAGTTCCTGGAGCGGCACCCGCAGGACGCCGGTCACTGGGCGGAGGCCGTCGCGCTCATCCGCGCCGCCCAGGACGACGGCGACCCGTACGTCCTCCCCGACGGCACGGCCCTCACCGTGGGCCGCGCGCAGCAGCTGGGCATGCTCCTCGGCGGGAACACCCGCGTGGACGGTCTGCACTGGGTGCTCGCCGAGGCCGTGGACCGCTCCGGCGGCGAGCCCCGGCTCTCCCCCGGCTTCCTGGCCGCCGTGGCCGCCCAGACCACCCGCGCGGTGAACCCCCTCTACGCGGTGCTGCACGAGGCGATCTACGCGCAGCCCGCCGCACTGACGGACGGCCGTGGAGCGACCGCGTGGTCCGCGCAGCGGGTGCTGGCCGAGCACCCCGACTCCTCCCCCGCCGCCGATCCGGCCCCCGTGCCCACCGGCGAGCACGTGCTGCCGTGGTCCTTCGAGACCGAGCCGGAGCTGCGCGCCCTGGCCGGTGTGGCGGCGCTCCTCGCCGCCAAGGACGACTGGGGCGCGCTCTACGACCTCGACGCGCTCGCGGCGAACGAGGTCCCCGTGGCCGCCGCCGTCTACACCGACGACGTCTACGTGGACCGCGACCTCTCCCTCGAGACCGCCGCGCGCGTGAGGGGCCTGCAGGTCTGGGAGACCGACGCCTTCCACCACGACGGCCTCGCCGACGACGGCCCCGG